The Glycine soja cultivar W05 chromosome 4, ASM419377v2, whole genome shotgun sequence genomic sequence TCTATGTATGTACACATGACTGTACCATGATTTTAATTTGGAAATGAAGTAGTTCGGTTCAGTTGTGGAGGGTGAATTTTGGTGTGGATTTCTTCTTGCTCTTTACCTTCTTTGCTGAGATGGAGgaacataaatctgttatctcCACCTGTGAACAAGATCAACATGTGGTTGCTGCCGCTCAGCACATTTTGAAGGCACTAGCAGCAAGTAAGACTGTATCTGATGACTTGAGAAAAACCCTTTTGGATATTGAGACACAATTGTCTTCAATTTCCATAGTCAATGagagaaaaggaagagaaatcaaGCATTTAGAGAGGCAGCTTAAGTGTGTTGAAGACAAGGTAATGAGGTGGGAGGCAAACCCTTCCAACGAGTCTTCTGAGTATTTGAAAGTTGTTGGTGAAATCCAAGTACTGATTCAGAATTTGGAAAGCTTTTCTGTGAATGAAAAGTGGAAGCAGAAGGAACTTGTTCGGAGAGCAAACGAAATTCTGCAGGTTGCTATGTCAAGGCTTGAGAAAGAGTTGGTCCACATTCTTCTCCAACATAAGCAACACTTAGAGCCTGAATACCTGTATTTCCATTTTAATAGGGTGGATATGGTGTTTGATGAATCGTTTCGTTCGGTTGAGGATGAACAAATCGACGAGGCCTCCCGGAGTAGCGGTGCTAGCCAATCCGAGGCCAGCACTGTTGATTTGGTGAATCCAGCAGTGCTTGAACGTCTCAAGAGCATTGCAAGTGTCATGTTTGCTTCAAAATACCATCAGGAATTCTGTCAGGTCTTTGTTACATCGAGGAGGGATGCCTTGGCCGAGTATTTTGTCATTCTTGAGATGGAAAAGTTAAGAATTGAGGATGTGCTAAAACTGGAGTGGCATTGCTTGAACCATGAGATAAGGAAATGGGTTCGAGCCATGAAGATCATTGTTCGGGTGTACCTTGTCAGCGAGAAACGATTATGTAAGCAGGTTCTTGGTGACTTTGGATCCTTTTATCAATGTTGCTTTTCTGAAATTTCTCAGAGTTTTATGCTGCACCTCTTGAATTTTGGTGAGGCCGTGGCAATGGGAATGCACACACCAGAAAAAATGTTTCGTTTACTTGACATGTATGAGGTTTTGGAGAAACTTGGTGTGGACGTAGATGTTTTGTTCTTTGAAGAAGTTGGTTCTTTTGTAAGAGGAGAGTTTCACAAGCTTCTAAGGAGCTTTGGTGACACTATTAAGTCTACACTTCTGGCATTCAGAAATGCTATTGCATCCAATCATTCAAAGACCCCTTTTCCTCAAGGGGGTGTTCATCATGTTACCAAGTATGTCATGAATTACATCATGGCTCTAGTTGAATATGGTGACACCCTTAATCTCCTTCTTGTTGATGACACCTCAATTGATCCTGCAGGCAACAAAGATGACACACCATGTCTCTCATTGTGTCCAGTGGCTTGCCAATTTCGGTCAATCACCGCAACTCTAGAATCCAACTTGAGCAACAAGTCCAAGTTATACAAAGACGAGGCTTTGCAACATATTTTCATGATGAACAACATTCATTACATGGTGCAAAAGGTCAAGTGCTCTGATCTAAGCCATTTCTTTGGGGACTGTTGGCTTCGCCAGCACATTGCGATGTATCAGCGCGACGCAAGGTGTTACGAGAGGATCTCTTGGGGCTCGGTGCTTTCCATGCTCAAGGAGGGTAGTGTGTCAAATTGTGTCTCACAGAGAACTTTggagaaaagatgcaaagagtTCAGCACTGCCTTTGGTGAAGTTTACAGGATCCAGACAGGGTGGTTCATCCTAGACCCTCGACTTCGCGAGGATCTACAAATTTCAGTGTCTCAAAAACTGGTTCTTGCATACAGAACATACATTGGTAGAAACTCATCTAGCATTGCTGAGAAGTATGTCAAGTACACTGAAGATGATCTTCAAAGTTACATTTTGGACCTTTTTCAAGGGTCACCAAAATCTTTGCACTATCCTCAGCACAGAAAGTGAAGGGTTTTCATTATGTAGTTTCATTTTTCACTGAGATCATTGTATATATTGCTTGTCATTTAGCAAAATGGCACCAGGGTCTTAGTTTAGCTTCGGGAGGCTGTTATGCCTGCTCTCCATTggcatcaaattaataaatgaatatgATCTTACATGTTGGTCATTTGAATGAAAAtggcaattttttttcttttgtttatccGGAAAcaacctctttgcatatgcaagggtaaggttgcgtacaatatccctccctcataccttcgcatagcgaagagtctctggtacgaagtttttttatgttgtgCCATTTGATTTTTTGCTCGCTCTATTTacgagaaaaataattaacaaattctaaccattactatattttatttttgcgaagtttgcatttttttataattttttactaagGTGTAACTTCCTATCACTTCAGCTTACCatattctgaaaaaaaaaaaaaaaagcttatcaTCCCATATTTAAAGCCTTCACACCCTATCTCCTACGTTAGAGAGTGTTGTTAGCACTTCTCATGCTCTTAAttactacaaataaaaaaatataataaacaaaaattaatcgttacataaaaaaattgttcgCGTCAATTACAAAAGTTCGTCGTCATAAACGTGTTACGTGTCCCACTCTTGGCCGGTCACTTTAAAGTCAAGGTCAAGACCATATATGTTCAAGTCAAAGAAAGTGCAACCGAGAAAGTTGAAATTACTATATTGGAGTATACCAACGCGTATACATAGTATAAAGTTcgtaaattatctttttattcctaatttttttaaaaatatttttagtcctgattttttttaattatattttcagttcaataaatttttttcacttttatttttaattctcttaaggaactaaaaataagaacgataaaaaaataaaagactaaaaatcagaatgaaataaaaattaataaaaaaaaattcagagactaaaaaataataacccaATAAAGTTTTACTTGAAAAAATTAGTTCCACTGAGCCATAAGCAGATTTTTTTCTCATCTAATCTATaccaatattataatattaattgtattattgttattatatattacaTACGCATGCATAACGGATGAGGCTAAAGTCATATGACAATTTTAACTTTTTGGCAAATGTCAATTACttgttcaatttattttctttccccttaaaccctttttttctatattatt encodes the following:
- the LOC114409665 gene encoding exocyst complex component EXO70E2-like, which produces MEEHKSVISTCEQDQHVVAAAQHILKALAASKTVSDDLRKTLLDIETQLSSISIVNERKGREIKHLERQLKCVEDKVMRWEANPSNESSEYLKVVGEIQVLIQNLESFSVNEKWKQKELVRRANEILQVAMSRLEKELVHILLQHKQHLEPEYLYFHFNRVDMVFDESFRSVEDEQIDEASRSSGASQSEASTVDLVNPAVLERLKSIASVMFASKYHQEFCQVFVTSRRDALAEYFVILEMEKLRIEDVLKLEWHCLNHEIRKWVRAMKIIVRVYLVSEKRLCKQVLGDFGSFYQCCFSEISQSFMLHLLNFGEAVAMGMHTPEKMFRLLDMYEVLEKLGVDVDVLFFEEVGSFVRGEFHKLLRSFGDTIKSTLLAFRNAIASNHSKTPFPQGGVHHVTKYVMNYIMALVEYGDTLNLLLVDDTSIDPAGNKDDTPCLSLCPVACQFRSITATLESNLSNKSKLYKDEALQHIFMMNNIHYMVQKVKCSDLSHFFGDCWLRQHIAMYQRDARCYERISWGSVLSMLKEGSVSNCVSQRTLEKRCKEFSTAFGEVYRIQTGWFILDPRLREDLQISVSQKLVLAYRTYIGRNSSSIAEKYVKYTEDDLQSYILDLFQGSPKSLHYPQHRK